A DNA window from Coffea arabica cultivar ET-39 chromosome 6c, Coffea Arabica ET-39 HiFi, whole genome shotgun sequence contains the following coding sequences:
- the LOC113693874 gene encoding peptidyl-prolyl cis-trans isomerase CYP28, chloroplastic has protein sequence MGCSTTLSSSPLLPHHHHHQPTVNKLHRRSLLFLSTSLSLPTPLSSSSTSPPPPPDTTITDRVFMDFSICPSYFLNRNLGDELSLCTDAEPVGRLVLGLYGNHVPITVSNFKAMCTGSCGSSYKGTLVQKIFPGQFFLAGKQGRKDKGEVKPPLELTRNTETVESKAFTLEHTRPGILSLCLSENDEEDDIKLDPNYHNVEFMITTGPGPCPQLDYKNIVFGAVLEGLDVVTTISAIPTYKPAERIRQYNDLAQFLGDERAKIARAIWNRPLKTLYISDCGELNVTKPTLFRSLP, from the exons ATGGGCTGCTCCACCACTCTCTCTTCCTCACCTCTCCttccccaccaccaccaccaccaaccCACCGTCAACAAACTCCACCGGCGCTCCCTCCTCTTCCTCTCCACCTCTCTATCCCTTCCAACAcccctctcttcttcttccacctccccTCCACCGCCACCTGACACCACCATCACCGACAGAGTCTTCATGGACTTCAGCATATGCCCCTCTTACTTCCTCAACCGAAATCTGGGCGACGAGCTCTCACTTTGCACCGACGCCGAGCCAGTGGGCCGCCTTGTCCTCGGCCTCTACGGCAATCACGTTCCCATAACCGTCTCAAACTTCAAAGCCATGTGCACCGGCTCCTGCGGCTCGAGCTACAAGGGCACTTTAGTCCAAAAGATATTCCCGGGACAATTCTTTCTTGCAGGGAAGCAAGGCCGGAAAGATAAAGGGGAGGTCAAGCCGCCTCTGGAGTTGACTAGGAATACTGAAACGGTTGAGTCCAAGGCTTTCACGTTGGAACATACGAGGCCTGGTATTTTGTCATTGTGCTTGTCCGAGAACGACGAGGAGGATGATATTAAGCTGGACCCCAATTATCACAATGTTGAGTTTATGATTACTACAGGACCTGGACCTTGCCCTCAGCTTGATTACAAGAACATTGTATTTGGAGCTGTGCTTGAAG GGTTGGATGTGGTGACAACAATATCAGCAATCCCTACATATAAACCAGCTGAAAGAATCCGACAATACAATGATCTTGCGCAGTTCCTTGGAGATGAAAGAGCGAAGATTGCTCGTGCAATCTGGAATAGACCCCTGAAGACCCTTTATATCAGTGACTGTGGAGAACTCAATGTCACTAAGCCTACCCTTTTCCGTAGTCTTCCTTAG